The Pseudomonas azadiae genome includes a window with the following:
- a CDS encoding outer membrane protein transport protein — protein sequence MNNKKQQAHTYLSLALLGGLMAAGGSVQAGAFGTPTANAAGWGRAFGGGSMFKDDPSSAFNNPAAMAFIDHNVAQFTVDYARINVKYKGTAKDYAGNDPAVVTQDPDTGELSSTPRTGDGGQGGFTAWLPTGFMVMPINDRFSFGLSQVVPMGARTTWDDDWIGRDFAVDTRIETVGLTGSLSFKVTDEFSVGAGAILQHTKGFVSQNLDLYAAAGLSPEIGIPFPAGLGESLMRVKVDNYSVGWFAGLAWKPTPQDTLGLNYHAKIKNKLEGKYSIYADPTSKGLIDSGLVQIAYPGLSLNSNGGNATTQLDVPASASLDWVHQFSDRLSLGASVTWTEWSSFKALTLKSDGATLVSIPYNYKDTWQYSFGGDYKLTDDLTVRTGISFDQTPTRNSTRDPRIPDGDRIFTSLGFGYNVRAIPGLSVDGAYSHQFVEEAKLKTHNQDRLGGATLDGKAKAYGDVVSLSATYAF from the coding sequence ATGAATAATAAGAAACAACAGGCACACACCTACCTCAGCCTTGCGTTGCTGGGGGGGTTGATGGCTGCGGGCGGGTCGGTTCAGGCCGGCGCCTTCGGTACACCGACCGCCAACGCCGCCGGCTGGGGCCGGGCCTTCGGGGGGGGCTCAATGTTCAAGGACGACCCTTCTTCGGCCTTCAACAACCCTGCCGCCATGGCTTTTATCGATCACAACGTCGCGCAGTTCACAGTCGACTACGCGCGCATCAATGTTAAATACAAAGGCACCGCCAAGGATTATGCAGGCAATGATCCCGCTGTCGTCACGCAAGACCCCGACACCGGAGAGCTGAGTTCCACCCCGCGCACCGGCGATGGTGGCCAGGGTGGGTTCACGGCCTGGTTGCCAACCGGGTTCATGGTGATGCCAATCAACGACCGGTTCAGTTTCGGCCTGAGCCAGGTAGTACCGATGGGCGCGCGTACAACCTGGGATGACGACTGGATCGGGCGTGATTTTGCCGTGGATACCCGAATCGAAACGGTCGGGCTGACCGGCTCTTTGTCGTTCAAGGTCACTGATGAGTTTTCGGTTGGCGCGGGTGCCATCCTCCAGCACACCAAAGGGTTCGTCAGCCAGAATCTAGATCTATACGCCGCTGCGGGATTGTCACCGGAAATTGGCATTCCTTTCCCGGCAGGGCTGGGCGAATCGCTCATGCGGGTCAAGGTAGATAACTACTCGGTGGGTTGGTTTGCCGGCCTGGCCTGGAAGCCTACCCCCCAGGACACCCTAGGGCTGAACTACCACGCCAAGATCAAGAACAAGCTGGAGGGCAAGTACAGTATCTACGCTGATCCAACGTCCAAGGGGCTGATTGACTCCGGTCTGGTACAGATCGCCTATCCCGGCCTTTCGCTTAATTCCAATGGCGGTAACGCAACCACTCAACTGGACGTTCCGGCCAGTGCGTCCCTCGACTGGGTACACCAGTTTTCCGATCGCCTGTCCCTGGGCGCGAGCGTCACCTGGACCGAGTGGTCTTCATTCAAGGCACTGACCTTGAAATCCGATGGCGCGACGCTTGTTTCCATTCCTTACAACTATAAGGACACATGGCAATATTCCTTCGGCGGCGACTACAAACTTACCGACGATTTGACGGTTCGCACGGGGATTTCCTTTGACCAGACACCTACCCGCAATTCCACGCGCGACCCGCGTATCCCCGATGGCGATCGAATCTTCACTTCGCTGGGTTTTGGTTACAACGTGCGGGCTATTCCAGGGCTGAGCGTGGATGGTGCTTACTCGCATCAGTTCGTAGAGGAAGCCAAGCTCAAGACCCATAACCAGGATCGCCTCGGCGGTGCAACGCTTGATGGCAAAGCGAAAGCTTATGGTGATGTGGTCAGCCTTTCCGCGACCTACGCGTTTTAA
- a CDS encoding acyl-CoA dehydrogenase: MLIWLIVGLAAAIALAYRQASAIHWLGVGLIWLAAGYLFNAVAGFGATVAALLVVLPALLMTIKPLRRTLLTRKALNLFRTIMPAMSDTERAAIESGTVWWDAELFSGKPDWQRLLQAAPASLSAEEQAFLDNEVETLCDIANDWETTQVWQDMSPEGWQYTKDAGFLGMIIPKQYGGKGFSHYAHSQVVMKLSTRCSAAAISVMVPNSLGPAELLLHYGTDAQRNYYLPRLARGEDIPCFALTSPYAGSDAGAIPDLGIVCKGLHEGEHVLGFRVTWDKRYITLGPIATVLGLAFRAEDPDGLLGQPGSLGITCALIPTSHPGVNSGRRHWPLNAVFQNGPTTGKDVFIPLEWVIGGREQVGNGWRMLMECLAAGRAISLPSSNVGLAKVAVRGTTAYAAMRKQFGLPIGKFEGVQAPLARMAGHLYACDAVRNVSVASLDAGEKPSVISAIAKYHVTERARIIVNDGMDIVAGKGICMGPNNFLARAYQQSPIAITVEGANIMTRCLIIFGQGLIRCHPYVFREMEAARNPDRRKALEDFDSAMFGHVSFVLANTVRAAVHSLTGGRLISVPGKTEPALASYYRQANRLSVVLALISDVSMGVLGGALKRKESITGRLGDILSQLYILSCVLKRFEDDGRPQADLPLVHWSARDALLRAHEALAEVLDNYPSKAAATVLKALTFPFGIPLRKPSDRLLAQVADVVQTPGETRDRLLADSYIPRPEIDKLAYGELGLRLLPQVELIEARLKPAVKQGLIEPMPICAAAFTTWRVKARALDLISDDEEALLARYVEYADHAIQVDDFPQDFGLLEALQQRKQALEPTLKRRTTPVESTSVN; encoded by the coding sequence ATGCTTATCTGGTTAATAGTGGGTCTCGCAGCTGCGATTGCACTGGCGTATCGACAAGCCTCTGCCATCCACTGGTTGGGTGTTGGCCTGATCTGGCTGGCGGCGGGTTACCTGTTTAACGCGGTAGCCGGTTTTGGCGCCACCGTCGCGGCGCTGCTGGTGGTGTTGCCGGCGTTGCTGATGACGATCAAACCCCTGCGCCGCACCTTGCTCACCCGCAAGGCCTTGAACCTGTTTCGCACAATCATGCCGGCAATGTCCGACACCGAGCGTGCCGCCATCGAGTCCGGCACCGTGTGGTGGGACGCCGAGCTGTTCAGCGGCAAGCCTGATTGGCAGCGCCTGTTGCAAGCGGCACCGGCCAGCCTGAGCGCCGAAGAACAAGCCTTTCTCGACAACGAAGTGGAAACCCTGTGCGATATCGCCAATGACTGGGAAACCACCCAGGTCTGGCAGGACATGTCGCCCGAAGGCTGGCAGTACACCAAGGACGCAGGCTTCCTGGGCATGATCATTCCCAAGCAGTACGGCGGCAAAGGCTTCTCCCACTATGCGCACTCGCAGGTGGTGATGAAGCTGTCGACGCGTTGTTCGGCGGCGGCGATTTCGGTGATGGTGCCCAACTCCCTGGGCCCGGCCGAGCTGCTGTTGCATTACGGCACCGATGCCCAGCGCAATTACTACCTGCCGCGTCTGGCGCGGGGTGAAGACATTCCCTGTTTTGCCTTGACCAGCCCCTATGCCGGTTCCGATGCGGGGGCGATCCCGGACCTGGGCATTGTCTGCAAAGGCCTGCACGAAGGTGAGCACGTGCTGGGTTTTCGTGTGACCTGGGACAAGCGCTACATCACCCTCGGCCCGATTGCCACGGTGCTCGGCCTGGCTTTTCGCGCCGAAGACCCGGACGGGCTGCTCGGCCAGCCGGGTTCTCTGGGGATCACCTGCGCGTTGATCCCCACGTCCCATCCCGGCGTCAACAGCGGGCGCCGTCACTGGCCCCTCAATGCCGTGTTCCAGAACGGTCCTACCACCGGCAAGGATGTCTTCATCCCGCTGGAATGGGTGATCGGCGGCCGCGAGCAAGTCGGCAACGGCTGGCGCATGCTGATGGAATGCCTGGCCGCCGGGCGCGCGATTTCCCTGCCGTCGTCCAACGTTGGCCTGGCCAAGGTCGCGGTACGCGGCACCACCGCCTATGCTGCGATGCGCAAGCAGTTCGGCCTGCCCATCGGCAAATTCGAAGGCGTGCAGGCGCCCCTGGCGCGGATGGCCGGGCACCTGTATGCCTGCGATGCGGTGCGCAACGTCTCGGTGGCCTCACTGGATGCGGGTGAGAAGCCGTCGGTGATCTCGGCCATCGCCAAATACCATGTCACCGAGCGCGCGCGCATCATCGTCAATGACGGCATGGACATCGTCGCCGGCAAGGGCATTTGCATGGGCCCGAACAACTTCCTGGCCCGGGCCTACCAGCAAAGCCCCATCGCCATTACGGTGGAAGGCGCGAACATCATGACGCGCTGCCTGATCATCTTTGGCCAGGGACTGATCCGCTGCCATCCTTATGTGTTCCGCGAGATGGAAGCGGCGCGCAACCCTGACCGGCGCAAGGCACTGGAAGACTTCGACAGCGCCATGTTCGGCCATGTGAGCTTTGTGCTGGCCAACACCGTACGCGCAGCGGTGCATTCGCTGACGGGCGGGCGGCTGATTTCCGTGCCGGGCAAGACCGAGCCGGCGCTGGCGTCCTACTACCGTCAGGCCAATCGTCTGTCGGTGGTGTTGGCGCTGATTTCGGATGTGTCCATGGGCGTGCTGGGCGGGGCCCTCAAGCGCAAGGAAAGTATCACCGGGCGCCTGGGGGATATTCTGTCGCAGCTGTACATCCTGTCCTGCGTGCTCAAGCGTTTTGAGGACGACGGCCGGCCCCAGGCCGACCTGCCGCTGGTGCATTGGTCGGCCCGGGATGCGTTGCTGCGCGCCCATGAAGCCTTGGCCGAAGTGCTCGATAACTACCCGTCGAAAGCGGCCGCCACCGTGTTGAAGGCTCTGACCTTCCCGTTCGGCATCCCACTGCGCAAACCCTCGGACCGTCTGCTGGCCCAGGTGGCGGACGTGGTGCAGACACCGGGCGAAACCCGCGACCGGCTGTTGGCCGACTCCTACATTCCACGTCCGGAAATCGACAAGTTGGCCTATGGCGAACTGGGCTTGCGCCTGCTGCCTCAAGTCGAACTGATCGAGGCGCGCCTCAAGCCCGCCGTCAAGCAAGGCCTGATCGAACCGATGCCGATCTGCGCCGCCGCCTTCACCACCTGGCGCGTCAAGGCGCGCGCGCTGGACTTGATCAGCGACGACGAGGAAGCCTTGCTGGCGCGCTATGTGGAATACGCCGATCACGCGATCCAGGTGGATGACTTCCCGCAGGACTTCGGCTTGCTGGAGGCGCTGCAGCAGCGTAAGCAGGCGTTGGAACCGACGCTGAAGCGCCGCACGACCCCAGTTGAAAGTACCTCGGTTAATTAG
- a CDS encoding 3-oxoacyl-ACP reductase: MSDSYLSFVNSPWGRRLAQAVGLPQPLPLQRHRSGQQGLANPVIVAGAGRLAAEVGRIFAATDTVTATPATLNAPSTVKVQGAVIDASVVADPQQLDALYGFFHANARRLGQHGRVVVLGTAPEHCEGLPQAIAQRALEGLVRSLAKELRRAITVQLIYVAPGAEDALESSLRFFLSRRSAYVSGQVVRLEKPVDGHVSVNWDKPFAGRRALVTGASRGIGLAIAQVLARDGAHVVCVDVPQAQTSLQQAADSVGGSALPLDITAADAVARLQAHVSQYGAFDVLVHNAGITRDKTIAKMTEAAWRSVLAVNLEAPLQLSDALLANQGLNPGGRIVCVSSISGIAGNLGQSNYATSKAGVIGLVQGLAPRAAAQHVTVNAVAPGFIETQMTAKIPLMIREAGRRMNSLSQGGQPIDVAETIAWLAHPASGGVNAQVVRVCGQSLLGA; the protein is encoded by the coding sequence ATGAGTGACAGCTACCTTTCGTTCGTCAATTCCCCCTGGGGCCGTCGCCTGGCCCAGGCCGTCGGGTTGCCGCAGCCCTTGCCCCTGCAGCGCCATCGCAGTGGCCAACAAGGCCTGGCCAACCCGGTCATCGTCGCCGGGGCAGGGCGCCTGGCCGCCGAAGTGGGGCGGATTTTCGCGGCCACCGACACGGTTACCGCCACCCCGGCCACGCTCAATGCGCCGTCCACGGTGAAAGTGCAAGGCGCGGTAATCGACGCCAGCGTCGTGGCCGATCCGCAGCAACTGGACGCGCTCTACGGGTTTTTCCACGCCAACGCCAGGCGCCTCGGCCAACATGGCCGTGTGGTGGTGCTCGGCACCGCGCCGGAGCATTGCGAGGGGTTGCCCCAGGCCATCGCCCAACGCGCCCTTGAGGGCTTGGTGCGTTCGCTGGCCAAGGAGCTGCGCCGGGCGATCACCGTGCAGTTGATCTATGTGGCACCGGGTGCCGAAGATGCGCTGGAGAGCAGCTTGCGCTTCTTCCTGTCGCGCCGTTCGGCCTATGTGTCGGGGCAAGTGGTGCGTCTGGAAAAACCGGTGGATGGCCACGTCAGCGTCAATTGGGACAAGCCTTTTGCCGGCCGCCGCGCCCTGGTCACCGGCGCGTCCCGCGGCATCGGCCTGGCGATCGCCCAGGTGCTGGCGCGCGACGGTGCCCACGTCGTCTGCGTGGATGTGCCCCAGGCCCAGACCTCGTTGCAGCAGGCGGCGGACAGTGTCGGTGGTTCGGCGCTGCCCTTGGATATCACCGCAGCGGATGCCGTCGCACGGCTGCAGGCCCACGTCAGCCAATACGGCGCATTCGATGTGCTGGTGCACAACGCCGGGATCACCCGTGACAAGACCATCGCCAAAATGACCGAGGCTGCGTGGCGCAGTGTGCTGGCGGTCAACCTTGAAGCGCCGTTGCAGTTGAGCGATGCGTTGCTGGCAAACCAGGGCCTGAACCCCGGTGGGCGCATCGTCTGCGTGTCGTCGATTTCCGGCATTGCCGGCAACCTTGGGCAAAGCAATTACGCGACGTCCAAGGCCGGCGTGATCGGCCTGGTGCAGGGCCTGGCACCGCGTGCGGCGGCGCAGCATGTCACTGTGAATGCGGTGGCGCCGGGGTTTATCGAAACCCAGATGACTGCAAAAATCCCGCTGATGATCCGTGAAGCGGGGCGGCGCATGAATTCGCTGTCCCAGGGCGGGCAGCCGATCGACGTCGCCGAGACCATCGCCTGGCTGGCGCACCCGGCGTCGGGCGGAGTCAACGCCCAGGTCGTACGCGTGTGCGGCCAAAGCCTGCTGGGAGCCTGA
- a CDS encoding MaoC/PaaZ C-terminal domain-containing protein, with amino-acid sequence MDYVTQIIDPPPSRTRLLLDGVRALRKPKLDGAPVLPRARLVRSAVELSAAGITAYARACGFRREQGVPLSYPHVLAFPLHLMLLTRPSFPYPASGMVHLANRIRQHQRLHEGHALRLEVYCERWVAHPKGQALSIATRAYGTGSLVWESDSLYLRRDVKEPIGEAWDDALPLQEEGLLRTQRWVLPADLGRRFAKVSGDFNPIHTSVIGAKLFGFRRAIAHGMWTLGRALAAQQPPGGLDQAEAHCDFKLPIFLPGQVALWNLPVTGPRREFEVRNFAGDKPHMRGLFIWNESLK; translated from the coding sequence ATGGACTACGTGACGCAGATTATCGACCCGCCACCCTCGCGTACCCGCTTGTTACTGGACGGCGTGCGGGCCTTGCGCAAGCCCAAGCTCGACGGTGCGCCTGTTCTGCCCAGGGCGCGCCTGGTGCGCTCGGCGGTGGAGCTGTCCGCCGCCGGCATCACCGCGTATGCGCGTGCCTGTGGTTTTCGCCGCGAGCAGGGCGTGCCGTTGTCGTACCCCCATGTGTTGGCATTCCCGTTGCACTTGATGCTGTTGACCCGCCCGAGTTTCCCGTACCCGGCCAGCGGCATGGTGCACCTGGCCAATCGCATTCGTCAGCACCAGCGCCTGCACGAAGGCCACGCGTTGCGCCTGGAGGTGTATTGCGAGCGCTGGGTCGCCCATCCCAAAGGCCAGGCGCTGAGCATCGCCACCCGCGCCTACGGCACCGGCAGCCTGGTGTGGGAGAGCGACAGCCTGTACTTGCGCCGTGACGTCAAAGAACCGATTGGCGAGGCGTGGGACGACGCCCTGCCGTTGCAGGAGGAGGGTTTGTTGCGCACCCAACGCTGGGTGCTGCCCGCCGACCTGGGCCGGCGCTTTGCCAAGGTCTCGGGCGATTTCAACCCGATCCACACATCAGTGATCGGCGCGAAGCTCTTCGGCTTTCGCCGCGCCATCGCCCATGGCATGTGGACCCTGGGCCGCGCGCTGGCGGCGCAGCAACCGCCCGGCGGGCTGGACCAGGCCGAGGCCCATTGCGACTTCAAACTGCCGATTTTCCTGCCCGGCCAGGTGGCGCTGTGGAACCTGCCGGTGACCGGCCCGCGCCGTGAGTTCGAGGTGCGCAATTTCGCGGGCGACAAGCCCCATATGCGTGGGTTGTTCATCTGGAATGAGAGCCTTAAATGA
- a CDS encoding acetyl-CoA C-acetyltransferase, which yields MSDYSFNPAPVRRVAIIGGNRIPFARSNTVYAHDSNQDLLVAALQGLVERYNLHGQRLGEFAAGAVIKHSRDFNLAREALLSTTLSADTPAYDVQQACGTGLEAALLVANKIALGQIEVGIAGGADTTSDAPIGINESLRHTLLAANRAKGMGDKLKALLKARPSMVFKPLLPRNGEPRTGLSMGEHCEAMAKRWQIKRLAQDELTLTSHQRLEAAYKRGFFDDLISPHRGLAKDNNLRADASLAKLAGLAPAYDRQDGTLTAGNSTPLTDGASVVLLASEEWAAANGWPVLAYLRTGETAAVNFVDGTEGLLMAPAYAVPRMLKREGLSFKDFNFFEIHEAFAAQVLCTLKAWEDADYCRTRLGLDAPLGAIDRAKMNVNGGSLGCGHPFAATGGRQLATLAKTIHENGGGRGLISICAAGGLGITAIVEK from the coding sequence ATGAGTGACTACAGCTTCAACCCGGCCCCGGTTCGCCGCGTGGCGATTATCGGCGGCAACCGCATCCCGTTCGCGCGCTCCAATACGGTGTATGCCCACGACAGCAACCAGGACCTGCTGGTCGCCGCGCTGCAGGGCCTGGTCGAGCGTTACAACCTGCATGGCCAACGCCTGGGCGAGTTTGCCGCCGGCGCGGTGATCAAGCATTCGCGCGACTTCAACCTGGCGCGCGAGGCGTTGCTCTCCACCACCTTGTCCGCCGACACACCGGCCTACGACGTGCAGCAAGCCTGCGGCACCGGCCTGGAAGCGGCCTTGCTGGTGGCCAACAAGATCGCCCTCGGCCAGATAGAGGTGGGCATTGCCGGCGGTGCCGACACCACCTCCGACGCGCCGATCGGCATCAACGAGTCCTTGCGTCACACCTTGCTCGCGGCCAACCGCGCCAAGGGCATGGGCGACAAGCTCAAGGCACTGCTTAAAGCCCGGCCCTCGATGGTGTTCAAGCCGCTGCTGCCGCGCAATGGCGAGCCGCGCACCGGCCTGTCCATGGGCGAGCACTGCGAAGCAATGGCCAAGCGCTGGCAGATCAAGCGCCTGGCCCAGGATGAGCTGACCCTCACCAGCCATCAGCGCCTGGAGGCGGCTTACAAGCGTGGCTTCTTCGACGACTTGATCAGCCCCCATCGCGGCCTGGCGAAGGACAACAACCTGCGCGCCGACGCCAGCCTGGCGAAACTCGCCGGTCTGGCGCCGGCCTACGACCGACAGGACGGCACGCTCACCGCGGGCAACTCCACGCCGCTGACCGATGGCGCCTCGGTGGTGCTGCTGGCCAGCGAAGAATGGGCCGCCGCCAATGGCTGGCCGGTGCTGGCGTATCTGCGCACCGGCGAGACGGCGGCGGTGAATTTTGTCGACGGCACCGAAGGCTTATTGATGGCCCCGGCGTACGCGGTGCCACGCATGCTCAAGCGCGAAGGCCTGAGCTTCAAAGACTTCAATTTCTTCGAGATCCACGAAGCCTTTGCCGCCCAGGTGTTGTGCACCCTCAAGGCCTGGGAAGACGCCGATTACTGCCGCACGCGCCTGGGCCTGGATGCGCCGCTGGGCGCCATCGACCGGGCGAAGATGAACGTCAATGGTGGCTCACTCGGCTGCGGCCATCCCTTCGCGGCCACGGGTGGCCGGCAATTGGCGACGCTGGCCAAGACCATCCACGAAAACGGCGGCGGGCGCGGCCTGATTTCCATCTGCGCGGCGGGCGGGCTGGGTATTACCGCCATCGTCGAAAAGTAG
- a CDS encoding AMP-binding protein has product MNAVSLEHTERIWLNAYLPGVPADIDAAIEDYPSLREVFLEHLEKFHERVAYVSIGTEMTYADWQVQGIAFAAWLQAQGVQKGDRVALMMPNCLQYPICLLGTILAGAVVVNVNPLYTAHELKHLLKDSGAQTVVIFENFAHTLEKAIAGSSVKRVVIAAIGDLLGTFKGAAMNFILRRVQKQVPGFNLPGAVRFNQAVKQGRGLNHFPVDLHRDDLAFLQYTGGTTGDAKGVMLSHRNIIANLLQAKAWVGDQLNQDTQETNVTLLPLYHIFSLTVNCLMFMCLGGRNILIANPRDVKRVQMILRKERFNGIAGVNTLFNGLLENKDFCARDFSDLRMVIAGGMATHTAVAKRWKEVTGLPIIEGYGLTECSPVVSISPINIARMREMEFTGSIGVPLPSTWVRFIREDGELADIGEQGELQVRGPQVMQGYWKRPEATAEVLDAEGWLSTGDIGVMDERGYIRLVDRKKDMILVSGFNVYPNEIEDVVALHPGVAEVAAIGVEDGVTGERVKIVVVRKDPNLTQEQLLAHCRVYLTGYKVPRYVEFRTTELPKTTVGKVLRRALR; this is encoded by the coding sequence ATGAACGCTGTAAGCCTGGAACACACCGAACGGATCTGGCTGAACGCTTACTTGCCCGGCGTCCCGGCGGATATCGATGCGGCTATTGAAGACTACCCATCGCTGCGCGAGGTGTTCCTCGAACATCTGGAAAAATTCCACGAGCGCGTGGCGTATGTCAGCATCGGCACCGAAATGACCTACGCCGACTGGCAGGTGCAGGGCATTGCATTCGCCGCCTGGCTGCAGGCCCAGGGCGTGCAGAAGGGCGACCGCGTGGCGCTGATGATGCCCAACTGCCTGCAGTACCCGATCTGCCTGTTGGGGACGATCCTGGCCGGCGCGGTGGTGGTCAACGTCAACCCGTTGTACACCGCCCATGAACTCAAGCATCTGCTCAAGGACAGCGGCGCGCAAACCGTGGTGATCTTCGAAAACTTCGCCCATACCCTGGAAAAAGCCATCGCCGGCAGCAGCGTCAAGCGCGTGGTGATCGCCGCCATCGGCGACTTGCTGGGGACCTTCAAGGGCGCGGCGATGAACTTTATCCTGCGCCGGGTGCAAAAGCAGGTGCCTGGGTTCAACCTGCCTGGGGCGGTGCGTTTCAACCAGGCCGTGAAACAGGGGCGTGGGCTCAATCATTTTCCGGTGGACCTGCACCGCGACGACCTGGCCTTCCTGCAATACACCGGCGGCACCACCGGCGATGCCAAGGGCGTGATGCTCAGCCACCGCAATATCATCGCCAACCTGTTGCAAGCCAAGGCCTGGGTCGGTGACCAACTCAACCAGGACACGCAAGAAACCAATGTCACCTTGCTGCCGCTGTACCACATCTTTTCCCTGACGGTGAACTGCCTGATGTTCATGTGCCTGGGCGGGCGCAACATCCTGATCGCCAACCCTCGGGACGTGAAGCGGGTGCAGATGATCCTGCGCAAGGAACGCTTCAACGGCATCGCCGGGGTCAACACGCTGTTCAACGGCTTGCTGGAAAACAAGGATTTTTGCGCGCGGGACTTTTCCGACCTGCGCATGGTGATCGCCGGCGGCATGGCCACGCACACGGCGGTCGCCAAACGCTGGAAGGAAGTCACCGGCTTGCCGATCATCGAAGGCTATGGCCTGACCGAGTGCTCGCCGGTGGTGAGCATCAGCCCGATCAACATCGCCCGCATGCGCGAGATGGAATTCACCGGCAGCATCGGCGTGCCATTGCCGTCGACCTGGGTGCGGTTTATCCGCGAAGACGGTGAACTGGCCGACATCGGTGAACAGGGCGAACTGCAAGTGCGCGGCCCGCAAGTGATGCAGGGTTACTGGAAACGCCCGGAAGCCACGGCCGAGGTGCTGGATGCCGAAGGGTGGTTGTCGACCGGTGATATCGGCGTGATGGATGAGCGCGGCTACATCCGCCTGGTGGACCGCAAGAAGGACATGATCCTGGTCTCGGGCTTCAACGTGTACCCCAATGAAATCGAGGACGTGGTGGCGCTGCACCCAGGCGTCGCGGAAGTGGCGGCCATTGGTGTGGAAGACGGTGTGACGGGGGAGCGGGTGAAGATCGTTGTGGTGCGCAAGGACCCGAACCTGACCCAGGAGCAGCTCCTTGCCCATTGCCGGGTGTACCTGACGGGGTACAAGGTGCCTCGGTATGTGGAGTTTCGGACCACCGAATTGCCCAAGACCACCGTGGGCAAAGTGCTGCGCCGCGCCTTGCGTTAA